The Caulifigura coniformis genome includes a region encoding these proteins:
- a CDS encoding rhodanese-like domain-containing protein, with amino-acid sequence MAKQHTPQFLAIVNDAKSRVQECQVADVKQRLDSGEKFHLVDVREESEYAAGHLPGAQHIGKGVIERDIEKKIPEPAAPIVLYCGGGFRSALAADALQKMGYTNVISMDGGWSGWKEAGYPTES; translated from the coding sequence ATGGCCAAGCAGCACACGCCCCAGTTCCTCGCCATCGTCAACGACGCGAAATCGCGCGTGCAGGAATGCCAGGTCGCCGATGTGAAACAGCGGCTCGACAGCGGGGAGAAGTTCCACCTGGTCGATGTCCGCGAGGAAAGCGAATACGCCGCGGGCCATCTGCCGGGCGCGCAGCACATCGGCAAGGGGGTCATCGAGCGCGACATCGAGAAGAAGATTCCCGAACCGGCCGCGCCGATCGTGCTCTATTGCGGCGGAGGCTTCCGGAGCGCGCTCGCGGCGGACGCCCTCCAGAAGATGGGGTACACGAACGTCATTTCGATGGACGGCGGATGGAGCGGCTGGAAAGAAGCCGGATACCCGACCGAATCGTGA
- the trpD gene encoding anthranilate phosphoribosyltransferase, giving the protein MPLVELTPSTDNIHRASCFFSDRQRRLQTNMHQDIAAVVEPLLAQNSLPPGALRAAITALMNGQCSDAEIGSLLTAIAFRGETDQDLAEAATVMREKATSVPVTRQKLLDTCGTGGDRLHSFNISTAAAIVAAACGIPVAKHGNRQASSSSGSADVLEALGVNLQISAEQAGQCIDEIGIGFCFARVLHPAMKHVAEVRRSLGFRTIFNLLGPLSNPAKAEFQLIGASRNSTAEKLAGAIARLGTTRTLVVCGADQLDEVSLWGTTRVIDVTGSKTSVSGWTATDLGLPTCTPADLVARSPQESADIIRAIFDGRPGPRRDIVVANSAAALMTAGKVDSLKGGVIASQQAIDSRAAADKLEELIRWTQKRPS; this is encoded by the coding sequence ATGCCGCTCGTGGAACTGACACCCTCCACCGACAACATCCACCGCGCCTCCTGCTTTTTCTCCGATCGACAGCGGCGACTTCAGACGAACATGCACCAGGACATCGCCGCCGTTGTTGAACCGCTCCTCGCGCAGAATTCGCTTCCGCCCGGCGCGCTTCGCGCAGCCATCACGGCCCTCATGAATGGCCAATGCAGCGACGCCGAGATCGGATCGCTGCTGACAGCGATCGCGTTCCGCGGCGAGACCGACCAGGACCTCGCCGAGGCGGCGACCGTCATGCGCGAGAAGGCGACGTCCGTGCCGGTCACCCGCCAGAAGCTTCTCGACACCTGCGGAACCGGGGGCGATCGCCTCCACTCGTTCAATATCAGCACTGCCGCAGCGATTGTCGCGGCCGCCTGCGGGATTCCCGTCGCCAAGCACGGGAATCGCCAGGCGTCGAGTTCGAGCGGGTCGGCCGACGTGCTCGAGGCGCTGGGGGTCAACCTGCAGATCTCGGCCGAACAGGCGGGCCAGTGCATCGACGAAATCGGAATCGGCTTCTGCTTCGCCCGCGTTCTGCACCCGGCCATGAAGCATGTCGCGGAAGTCCGCAGATCGCTCGGCTTCCGCACGATCTTCAACCTGCTCGGACCTCTGTCGAATCCTGCGAAAGCCGAGTTTCAGCTGATCGGCGCCAGCCGCAATTCGACGGCGGAAAAACTCGCGGGCGCCATTGCCCGACTGGGAACAACGCGGACCCTCGTCGTGTGCGGGGCCGACCAGCTGGATGAAGTGTCGCTGTGGGGGACGACGCGGGTGATCGACGTGACCGGCTCGAAGACGTCAGTCTCCGGCTGGACCGCGACGGACCTGGGGCTCCCGACGTGCACGCCGGCGGATCTCGTCGCCCGTTCCCCGCAGGAGAGTGCGGACATCATCCGGGCGATCTTCGATGGCCGCCCGGGACCACGCCGCGACATCGTAGTCGCGAACTCGGCCGCGGCCCTGATGACGGCGGGGAAGGTCGACTCACTGAAGGGGGGCGTGATCGCGTCGCAGCAGGCGATCGATTCGC
- a CDS encoding branched-chain amino acid aminotransferase produces MTNLINKLVRDEAGFIVSAELVLISTIAVLGLVVGLSEVSLNINNELEDVGSAFSAMNQGFSVSGAYGHKGGKSCSSFEDGCDFCAGQNDIH; encoded by the coding sequence ATGACGAACCTCATCAACAAGCTGGTCCGCGACGAAGCTGGTTTCATCGTTTCCGCCGAACTCGTGCTGATCTCGACCATCGCCGTCCTTGGCCTTGTCGTCGGACTCTCGGAAGTCAGCCTCAACATCAACAACGAACTCGAAGATGTCGGCTCGGCATTCTCGGCGATGAACCAGGGCTTCTCGGTCTCGGGAGCTTACGGCCACAAGGGTGGAAAGAGCTGCAGTTCCTTCGAAGACGGGTGCGACTTCTGTGCGGGCCAGAACGACATCCACTGA